In one Nocardioides sp. NBC_00368 genomic region, the following are encoded:
- a CDS encoding multicopper oxidase family protein: MWQDPEIGRRAVLRGALGVLAAGAFGSCDGSGSPGKSRLVGPHSEAVRAAERLRRAPEQRVVTRKITARESVVDLGGRTVRTWTYDDALPGPGLRTRAGDLLRVELTNDLPHETSIHWHGLALSNDMDGVPGLTQDPIGAGSRFVYEFTTTDPGTYFFHPHTGVQLDRGLYGVLIVDDPDEPGDYDQEWVVVLDDWIDGTGRTPDDVLDRLAASMGHGGMMGQTMHSPLLGSAGDVDYPLYLVNGRTPRAPVTLTGRPGQRARIRIVNAGSDTAFRVALGGHRLTVTHSDGFPVTPVATDALLIGMGERYDVIVDLADGVFPLVAQAEGKSGAGLALVRTGAGAAPSTGTTVRELDRRVLLGTDLAVADSARLGSRRIDRNLEAVLGGGMMSYRWTINGAAFPDSDPLTVTQGERVRLHVRNTSMMFHPMHLHGHTFALAGSGVRKDTVVVRPHQSLEVDLQADNPGQWALHCHNVYHAETGMMTVLSYRR, encoded by the coding sequence GCGCGGGGCCCTCGGAGTCCTGGCGGCCGGGGCCTTCGGCTCGTGCGACGGCTCGGGCAGTCCGGGCAAGTCCCGACTCGTCGGACCGCACTCGGAAGCGGTTCGTGCCGCCGAGCGGTTACGCCGTGCGCCGGAGCAGCGTGTCGTGACCCGGAAGATCACCGCTCGGGAGAGCGTCGTGGATCTGGGCGGCAGGACGGTGCGGACCTGGACGTACGACGACGCCCTCCCCGGGCCCGGGCTGCGGACGAGGGCCGGCGATCTGCTGCGGGTCGAGCTCACCAACGACCTCCCCCACGAGACGAGCATCCACTGGCACGGGCTGGCGTTGAGCAACGACATGGACGGCGTGCCGGGCCTGACCCAAGATCCGATCGGCGCCGGATCGAGGTTCGTCTACGAGTTCACCACCACCGACCCTGGGACGTACTTCTTCCACCCGCACACCGGGGTACAGCTCGATCGCGGCCTGTACGGCGTGCTGATCGTCGACGACCCCGACGAGCCGGGTGACTACGACCAGGAGTGGGTCGTCGTCCTCGACGACTGGATCGACGGCACCGGCAGGACACCCGACGACGTGCTCGATCGCCTGGCAGCGAGCATGGGGCACGGCGGGATGATGGGCCAGACGATGCACTCCCCACTGCTGGGAAGCGCCGGAGACGTCGACTACCCGCTCTACCTGGTCAACGGACGCACCCCGCGTGCTCCGGTGACCTTGACCGGTCGTCCCGGACAGCGGGCCCGGATCCGGATCGTCAACGCCGGCTCCGACACCGCCTTCCGGGTCGCCCTCGGCGGCCACCGGCTGACGGTCACCCACTCCGACGGGTTCCCGGTGACACCGGTCGCCACCGATGCCCTGCTGATCGGCATGGGCGAGCGGTACGACGTGATCGTCGATCTCGCTGACGGCGTGTTCCCTCTGGTCGCGCAGGCTGAGGGCAAGTCCGGTGCCGGCCTGGCGCTGGTGCGCACCGGCGCGGGCGCCGCGCCGTCAACGGGGACGACGGTTCGTGAGCTCGATCGACGGGTCCTGCTGGGTACCGACCTGGCTGTGGCCGACAGTGCGCGGCTGGGCTCGCGAAGGATCGACAGAAACCTGGAGGCGGTGCTCGGCGGGGGCATGATGTCCTACCGGTGGACGATCAACGGCGCGGCGTTCCCCGACAGCGATCCCCTGACGGTGACGCAGGGCGAACGGGTCAGACTCCACGTACGGAACACCTCGATGATGTTCCACCCGATGCACCTGCACGGGCACACCTTCGCCCTCGCCGGGAGCGGCGTACGCAAGGACACGGTGGTCGTGCGCCCACATCAGAGCCTCGAGGTCGATCTCCAGGCCGACAACCCCGGCCAGTGGGCGCTGCACTGCCACAACGTCTACCACGCCGAAACCGGCATGATGACCGTGCTCTCCTACCGGCGATGA
- a CDS encoding TetR/AcrR family transcriptional regulator, translating to MPRIAAENVAEHRRLVRERIFAAFAELMAEGSYDAVTMSKLAQRADIGRTAIYHHFKDRDAVMVAFATHETAEYVASLQAQLAASEHPAERLRIYVRNHLALGEKFHMGFGPQVYGGLPEEARQEIREHVVAVEQVLAEILQEGAEQGIFVVADVDATLALVHAVLGTRHLPAERIEEFVLRAVGAL from the coding sequence GTGCCCCGTATCGCCGCCGAGAACGTCGCCGAGCACCGCAGGTTGGTGCGCGAGCGGATCTTCGCGGCCTTCGCGGAACTGATGGCCGAGGGCAGCTATGACGCCGTCACCATGTCGAAGCTCGCCCAGCGTGCCGACATCGGGCGCACTGCGATCTACCACCACTTCAAGGATCGCGATGCAGTGATGGTCGCGTTCGCGACCCACGAGACCGCGGAGTACGTCGCGTCGCTGCAGGCCCAGCTCGCCGCGAGCGAGCATCCGGCGGAGCGGCTGCGGATCTACGTACGCAACCACCTCGCGCTGGGCGAGAAGTTCCACATGGGCTTCGGTCCCCAGGTCTACGGCGGGCTCCCCGAGGAGGCCCGCCAGGAGATCCGCGAGCACGTCGTCGCCGTCGAGCAGGTTCTCGCCGAGATCCTCCAGGAGGGCGCCGAGCAGGGCATCTTCGTCGTCGCCGACGTCGATGCCACCCTCGCCCTCGTCCACGCCGTCCTCGGCACCCGCCACCTCCCGGCCGAGCGGATCGAGGAGTTCGTCCTCCGCGCCGTCGGCGCCCTGTGA
- a CDS encoding biliverdin-producing heme oxygenase translates to MSALLVDETSGAPLSALMREGSRVQHTAAETSSFMEELLAGRVNKQGYADYLLRLRKVYVALESVGRDLATTDRIATAVHDIALERLAAIDADLAVWAPGVDGDGVESAAADAYVARIEATRAWGGLYAAHHYTRYLGDLSGGQAIGRLLDRFFELDGAGVAFYEFAEIPKPKPYKDGYRARLDALDLDPAEKARIVEEVQVAFGLNQALFEELGARLDTYRT, encoded by the coding sequence ATGTCTGCCCTACTCGTCGACGAGACCTCCGGGGCCCCGCTCTCCGCACTGATGCGCGAGGGTTCCCGGGTCCAGCACACCGCTGCCGAGACGTCCTCCTTCATGGAGGAGCTGCTGGCTGGACGGGTCAACAAGCAGGGGTACGCCGACTACCTGCTGCGTCTGCGCAAGGTCTATGTCGCGCTCGAGTCGGTGGGCCGTGACCTGGCCACCACCGACCGCATCGCCACGGCCGTCCACGACATCGCGCTGGAGCGCCTGGCCGCGATCGACGCCGACCTGGCCGTGTGGGCACCGGGTGTCGACGGCGACGGCGTGGAGTCGGCGGCTGCCGATGCGTACGTCGCCCGGATCGAGGCCACCCGGGCCTGGGGCGGTCTCTACGCGGCCCACCACTACACCCGCTACCTCGGCGATCTCTCCGGTGGCCAGGCGATCGGCCGGCTGCTCGACCGGTTCTTCGAGCTCGACGGCGCAGGGGTGGCGTTCTACGAGTTCGCCGAGATCCCGAAGCCGAAGCCCTACAAGGACGGCTACCGCGCCCGCCTCGACGCACTGGACCTCGACCCTGCCGAGAAGGCCCGGATCGTCGAGGAGGTCCAGGTCGCCTTCGGTCTCAACCAGGCGCTCTTCGAAGAGCTCGGCGCTCGCCTCGACACCTATCGCACGTGA
- a CDS encoding GmrSD restriction endonuclease domain-containing protein, giving the protein MLRPLATLLAVVLLCAGCAEISPPDTAVQAGYGAESGEEVSLPLTEAIAKLPVAKEVTSGYEREKFNHWVDADGDCQDARNEVLLEESRKKARGRCEVSRGTWLSTYDGVTLKRPGGLDIDHMVPLKESWESGADAWSDEEREAYANDLGDPRALIAVTAATNRSKGDQDPADWMPDATSYHCTYVADWVAVKIRWGLFADRAEKAALKSIAAGCDDPVVTVRLAPGGQSDGDAGQGDVPAGDTGEDPRFDTCAKAAAKGYGPYRKGRDAEYEWYRDGDKDGTVCDS; this is encoded by the coding sequence ATGCTGCGCCCGTTGGCGACCCTGCTCGCCGTCGTACTCCTCTGCGCCGGTTGTGCCGAGATCTCTCCGCCCGACACCGCCGTCCAGGCCGGATACGGCGCCGAGAGCGGCGAGGAGGTCAGCCTCCCGCTGACCGAGGCCATCGCGAAGCTCCCGGTCGCCAAGGAGGTCACCTCAGGGTATGAGCGGGAGAAGTTCAACCACTGGGTCGACGCCGACGGCGACTGTCAGGACGCCCGCAACGAGGTGCTCCTCGAGGAGTCGAGGAAGAAGGCGCGCGGCAGGTGCGAGGTGAGCCGCGGCACCTGGCTCTCCACGTACGACGGCGTCACCCTCAAGCGCCCCGGCGGCCTCGACATCGACCACATGGTCCCGCTCAAGGAGAGCTGGGAGTCCGGCGCCGACGCGTGGAGCGACGAGGAGCGGGAGGCGTACGCCAACGACCTCGGCGACCCACGCGCCCTCATCGCCGTCACCGCCGCGACCAACCGCAGCAAGGGCGACCAGGACCCGGCCGACTGGATGCCCGACGCCACCAGCTACCACTGCACGTACGTCGCCGACTGGGTCGCCGTGAAGATCCGCTGGGGCCTCTTCGCCGACCGTGCCGAGAAGGCCGCGCTGAAGAGCATCGCCGCCGGCTGCGACGACCCCGTGGTCACCGTACGGCTGGCCCCCGGCGGACAGTCCGACGGCGACGCGGGCCAGGGCGACGTGCCCGCGGGCGACACCGGCGAGGACCCCCGCTTCGACACCTGCGCCAAGGCGGCCGCGAAGGGCTACGGCCCCTACCGGAAGGGACGCGACGCCGAGTACGAGTGGTACCGCGACGGCGACAAGGACGGCACGGTCTGCGACAGCTGA
- a CDS encoding class F sortase — MAETATDSPPRLAAAASGLWTSLVVLAVAMVLAGLVWPSGSAAVEVPPGAPQRLELPGLNTKARVVPIRLDGEVLDPPRNPREIGWWVGSAKPGSAQGQTVVTGHTVHTGGGSLNKLDHIEEGQEVDIVTKDGTFQHQVDSVEVLSRKELAEQAQRIFGQDHGDGRLVIITCTDWNGSSYDSNIVVMAHRFNALPS, encoded by the coding sequence GTGGCTGAGACCGCAACTGACTCGCCGCCGCGGCTTGCCGCGGCGGCGAGCGGCCTGTGGACCTCGCTGGTCGTGCTCGCCGTGGCGATGGTGCTGGCCGGGCTGGTGTGGCCCAGCGGCAGCGCCGCGGTGGAGGTGCCGCCCGGTGCCCCGCAGCGACTCGAGCTGCCCGGACTGAACACGAAGGCCAGGGTCGTCCCGATCCGGCTCGACGGCGAGGTGCTGGACCCGCCGCGCAACCCGCGCGAGATCGGCTGGTGGGTCGGCAGCGCCAAGCCCGGCTCTGCCCAGGGCCAGACGGTGGTCACCGGCCACACCGTGCACACCGGTGGCGGCAGCCTCAACAAGCTCGACCACATCGAGGAGGGGCAGGAGGTCGACATCGTCACCAAGGACGGGACCTTCCAGCACCAGGTCGACTCCGTCGAGGTGCTCAGCCGCAAGGAGCTGGCCGAGCAGGCCCAGCGCATCTTCGGCCAGGACCACGGCGACGGCCGGCTGGTGATCATCACCTGCACCGACTGGAACGGCTCGTCCTACGACAGCAACATCGTCGTGATGGCGCACCGGTTCAACGCGCTACCTTCGTGA
- a CDS encoding GroES family chaperonin → MTDKTPIKMLHDRVLVEVGSDAGERRSSGGIVIPATAAMGAARRLTWSRVVAVGPHARAVEIGDRVLFDADDKPEVEVAGEVYVLMRERDVHAVAAERIADESTGLYL, encoded by the coding sequence GTGACCGACAAGACCCCTATCAAGATGCTCCACGACCGGGTGCTGGTCGAGGTCGGGTCCGACGCCGGTGAGCGCCGCTCATCGGGCGGCATCGTCATCCCGGCCACGGCCGCCATGGGCGCGGCCCGGCGGCTCACCTGGTCCCGCGTGGTCGCGGTCGGCCCGCACGCGCGCGCCGTCGAGATCGGTGACCGGGTCCTCTTCGACGCCGACGACAAGCCCGAGGTCGAGGTCGCCGGTGAGGTGTACGTCCTGATGCGCGAGCGCGACGTGCACGCCGTCGCGGCCGAGCGGATCGCCGACGAATCTACTGGGTTGTATCTCTGA
- a CDS encoding DUF3618 domain-containing protein, producing MSKDQTSSLESEIEEIRERLAGTIDELIYRGSPKTIVQRQVAAVKAVYVDPVSGEPRMGNIAKTVGGVVGTVLLMATLRKITKVN from the coding sequence ATGTCCAAGGACCAGACTTCCTCGCTCGAGTCCGAGATCGAAGAGATCCGCGAGCGGCTCGCAGGCACCATCGACGAGCTGATCTACCGGGGCAGCCCGAAGACGATCGTGCAGCGCCAGGTGGCGGCCGTCAAGGCGGTCTACGTCGACCCCGTCTCCGGCGAGCCGAGGATGGGCAACATCGCAAAGACCGTCGGCGGGGTGGTGGGCACCGTCCTGCTCATGGCGACGCTGCGTAAGATCACCAAGGTCAACTGA
- the bcp gene encoding thioredoxin-dependent thiol peroxidase has protein sequence MTRLEPGDVAPDFTLPDDTGTEVSLSSLRGRKVIVYFYPAAMTPGCTKQACDFTDSIDSLKAAGYEVVGISKDKPAKLAKFRERDGLTITLASDEDLSVHKAYDAYGEKKLYGKVVEGVIRSTFVVDEEGKIEVAQYNVRATGHVAKLRRDLAV, from the coding sequence ATGACGCGTCTCGAGCCGGGCGATGTTGCCCCCGACTTCACTCTTCCCGACGACACCGGAACGGAGGTCTCGCTCAGCAGCCTCCGCGGCCGCAAGGTGATCGTCTACTTCTACCCCGCCGCGATGACCCCCGGCTGCACCAAGCAAGCCTGCGACTTCACCGACTCGATCGACTCGCTGAAGGCCGCCGGCTACGAGGTCGTCGGCATCTCGAAGGACAAGCCCGCCAAGCTCGCGAAGTTCCGCGAGCGTGACGGGCTGACCATCACCCTGGCCTCCGACGAGGACCTCTCGGTGCACAAGGCGTACGACGCCTACGGCGAGAAGAAGCTCTACGGCAAGGTCGTCGAGGGCGTCATCCGCTCGACGTTCGTGGTCGACGAGGAGGGCAAGATCGAGGTCGCGCAGTACAACGTCAGGGCGACCGGTCACGTCGCCAAGCTCCGTCGCGACCTCGCTGTGTGA
- a CDS encoding DUF805 domain-containing protein yields MTDYPPPPPPQQPYGAGPVGEVLLSQPLRGASPRDAIARFFKKYASFEGRASRSEFWWAILFTFVVNMAINLILGADSTAGSIVGGLFALAILVPQLSVGARRLHDTGRSGWWQLLYLTCVGVIVLIVFWALPENAEGDKYNVA; encoded by the coding sequence GTGACGGATTACCCGCCGCCCCCGCCCCCGCAGCAGCCGTACGGCGCTGGTCCTGTGGGCGAAGTTCTGCTGAGCCAGCCGCTCCGCGGCGCCTCGCCCCGCGACGCCATCGCGCGCTTCTTCAAGAAGTACGCCTCCTTCGAGGGCCGCGCCAGCCGGTCCGAGTTCTGGTGGGCCATCCTGTTCACCTTCGTCGTGAACATGGCGATCAACCTGATCCTCGGCGCCGACTCGACCGCCGGCTCCATCGTCGGCGGTCTCTTCGCGCTCGCCATCCTGGTCCCGCAGCTCTCCGTGGGCGCCCGCCGCCTCCACGACACCGGCCGCTCCGGCTGGTGGCAGCTGCTCTACCTGACCTGTGTCGGCGTCATCGTGCTGATCGTCTTCTGGGCGCTCCCGGAGAATGCCGAGGGCGACAAGTACAACGTCGCCTGA
- a CDS encoding Maf family protein, translating into MTTLVLASKSPARLQTLRSAGVEPVVIVSGVDESVLDGLAPTELALGLAELKRDAVAGRPDVPDGALVLGCDSVLELDGKALGKPNDPEEAIERWREMRGRSGALVSGHALIDTATGRQVSQTAATTVHFADVSDEEIAAYVATGEPLHVAGAFTIDGLGGAFVTGIEGDHHNVVGLSLPLLRDLLSRLGHAWPDLWNR; encoded by the coding sequence ATGACCACGCTGGTCCTCGCCTCCAAGTCCCCCGCCCGGCTGCAGACGCTGCGCAGCGCAGGCGTCGAGCCTGTGGTGATCGTCTCCGGTGTCGACGAGAGCGTCCTCGACGGCCTCGCACCGACCGAGCTCGCCCTGGGACTCGCCGAGCTCAAGCGCGACGCGGTCGCCGGCCGCCCGGACGTCCCCGACGGGGCGCTCGTGCTCGGCTGCGACAGCGTCCTCGAGCTCGACGGCAAGGCACTCGGCAAGCCGAACGACCCTGAGGAGGCGATCGAGCGCTGGCGGGAGATGCGGGGGCGCAGCGGCGCACTCGTCTCCGGGCACGCGCTGATCGACACCGCGACCGGCCGGCAGGTGTCGCAGACCGCAGCCACGACCGTGCACTTCGCCGATGTCAGCGACGAGGAGATCGCGGCGTACGTCGCGACCGGTGAGCCGCTCCACGTCGCCGGCGCGTTCACGATCGACGGGCTCGGCGGAGCGTTCGTGACCGGGATCGAGGGCGACCACCACAACGTGGTCGGGCTCAGCCTGCCGCTGCTACGCGACCTGCTCAGCCGGCTCGGTCATGCGTGGCCTGATCTGTGGAACCGGTGA
- a CDS encoding GtrA family protein has protein sequence MVFGGQLLGRLRRTRLFGEVVRFMMVGGIATAVAFVLFNGLVHGFFMGAGPMNGQPIPAYIIANTVGMLISYDLSRRWTFRHRVSDHPDGGFTAYVVINAVTMLLPVACLYVTRSVLGWDSAIADNLSANVVGVLLGQIARFFLFRKFVFGRPIRYTQVYGSVEEEAAALGAADGRAFVVAPDRRERVTGSTDQATHDRAG, from the coding sequence ATGGTGTTCGGGGGACAGCTGCTGGGACGGCTGCGTCGCACCCGCCTCTTCGGAGAGGTGGTCCGCTTCATGATGGTCGGCGGAATCGCGACAGCAGTCGCCTTCGTGCTGTTCAACGGACTGGTCCACGGCTTCTTCATGGGGGCCGGTCCGATGAACGGGCAGCCGATCCCGGCCTACATCATCGCCAACACGGTCGGCATGCTGATCAGCTACGACCTGAGCCGTCGCTGGACCTTCCGCCACCGGGTCTCGGACCATCCCGACGGCGGCTTCACGGCCTACGTCGTGATCAATGCGGTCACCATGCTGCTGCCGGTGGCGTGTCTCTACGTCACCCGCAGCGTGCTCGGCTGGGACAGCGCGATCGCCGACAACCTCTCGGCCAACGTGGTCGGGGTGCTCCTGGGTCAGATCGCCCGGTTCTTCCTGTTCCGGAAGTTCGTCTTCGGCCGCCCGATCCGCTACACGCAGGTCTACGGCAGCGTGGAGGAGGAGGCGGCCGCGCTCGGCGCCGCCGACGGTCGAGCGTTCGTGGTGGCCCCGGACCGTCGCGAGCGGGTCACCGGTTCCACAGATCAGGCCACGCATGACCGAGCCGGCTGA
- a CDS encoding acyl-CoA dehydrogenase family protein: protein MTAFLQPEHEELRAVVRDFAQKEIAPHASQWDRDHHFPVDVVHKMGELGLFGLTAPEAYGGGEGDLVALCVAIEELGRVDQSIGITLEAAVGLGINPILTYGTDEQKERWLPDLVAGKKLAGFGLTEPGAGSDAGATATKAVLDGDEWVVDGAKQFITNSGSSITSVVTVTARTGTRENGKPEISTIMIPSGTPGFTAEKSYDKLGWHASDTHPLSFDGARVPADHLLGERGRGYAQFLATLDDGRVAIAALAVGCIQACLDMALEYAGERQTFGGPIGRKQGVAFQIADLEVMLRASRLLTYEAAAMKAGLDSGAVTMKEFKQAAAAAKLYATESAVTATRIATQIFGGYGFMEEYPVARFYRDAKILEIGEGTSEVQRMLIARGLGLPVE, encoded by the coding sequence GTGACCGCTTTCCTCCAGCCCGAGCACGAAGAGTTGCGTGCTGTCGTCCGTGACTTCGCCCAGAAGGAGATCGCGCCCCATGCCTCGCAGTGGGACCGCGACCACCACTTCCCCGTCGACGTGGTCCACAAGATGGGTGAGCTGGGCCTGTTCGGCCTGACCGCCCCCGAGGCGTACGGCGGGGGCGAGGGTGACCTCGTCGCGCTCTGCGTCGCGATCGAGGAGCTCGGCCGCGTCGACCAGTCGATCGGGATCACGCTCGAGGCCGCCGTCGGCCTGGGCATCAACCCGATCCTCACCTACGGCACCGACGAGCAGAAGGAGCGGTGGCTCCCCGACCTCGTGGCGGGCAAGAAGCTGGCCGGGTTCGGACTGACCGAGCCGGGGGCCGGCTCCGACGCCGGCGCGACCGCCACCAAGGCCGTCCTCGACGGCGACGAGTGGGTCGTCGACGGTGCCAAGCAGTTCATCACCAACTCCGGCTCCTCGATCACCTCGGTCGTCACCGTCACCGCGCGCACCGGCACCCGGGAGAACGGCAAGCCCGAGATCAGCACCATCATGATCCCCTCGGGCACGCCCGGGTTCACCGCCGAGAAGAGCTACGACAAGCTCGGTTGGCACGCCTCCGACACCCACCCGCTCTCCTTCGACGGCGCCCGGGTGCCGGCCGACCACCTCCTCGGCGAGCGTGGTCGCGGCTACGCCCAGTTCCTCGCCACCCTCGACGACGGTCGCGTAGCGATCGCCGCGCTCGCGGTCGGCTGCATCCAGGCCTGCCTCGACATGGCGCTGGAGTACGCGGGGGAGCGGCAGACCTTCGGTGGCCCGATCGGCCGCAAGCAGGGCGTCGCCTTCCAGATCGCCGACCTCGAGGTCATGCTGCGGGCCTCGCGCCTGCTGACGTACGAGGCCGCCGCGATGAAGGCCGGCCTCGACTCGGGTGCGGTGACGATGAAGGAGTTCAAGCAGGCTGCTGCCGCCGCCAAGCTGTACGCCACCGAGTCGGCCGTCACCGCGACCCGGATCGCCACCCAGATCTTCGGCGGCTACGGCTTCATGGAGGAGTATCCGGTCGCCCGCTTCTACCGCGACGCCAAGATCCTGGAGATCGGCGAAGGCACCTCCGAGGTGCAGCGCATGCTGATCGCAAGAGGCCTCGGTCTGCCCGTCGAGTGA
- a CDS encoding carbohydrate ABC transporter permease, whose amino-acid sequence MSTVTLDKPVAASSDRQRRTPGDALVAGTSHTMLILWSVIVIVPFCWVVLSSFKTSKEILSSPFSLPAEWSFENYTSAWTKAGIGTYFFNTVIVVGTALVLVMLLGAMCAYVLARFEFFGRNFIYYSMLGGLTFPVFLVIVPLFFVLQGFGLLNTLPGLILTYVAYALPFTVFFLYAFFKTLPDDVYEAAMMDGAGEWRTFFQIMLPMAAPGMAGVAIFNFLGLWNQFLLPVALNTQRENWVLTQGMASFSSQAGYNVDFGALFAGVVMTVLPVLVVYLIFQRRIAGTVSTGTFR is encoded by the coding sequence ATGAGTACCGTCACTCTGGACAAGCCGGTCGCTGCCAGCTCGGACCGCCAGCGGCGTACGCCCGGCGACGCGCTGGTCGCCGGCACCTCGCACACGATGCTGATCCTCTGGTCGGTGATCGTCATCGTGCCGTTCTGCTGGGTGGTGCTCTCCTCGTTCAAGACGTCGAAGGAGATCCTGTCCTCGCCGTTCTCGCTGCCGGCGGAGTGGAGCTTCGAGAACTACACCAGCGCCTGGACGAAGGCCGGCATCGGGACGTACTTCTTCAACACGGTCATCGTCGTCGGCACCGCGCTGGTGCTGGTGATGCTGCTCGGGGCGATGTGCGCCTACGTGCTGGCCCGGTTCGAGTTCTTCGGGCGCAACTTCATCTACTACTCCATGCTCGGCGGACTGACCTTCCCGGTCTTCCTGGTCATCGTGCCGCTGTTCTTCGTGCTCCAGGGCTTCGGGCTGCTCAACACGCTGCCGGGACTGATCCTGACGTACGTCGCCTACGCGCTGCCGTTCACCGTCTTCTTCCTCTACGCCTTCTTCAAGACGTTGCCCGACGACGTCTACGAGGCCGCGATGATGGACGGTGCGGGGGAGTGGCGGACGTTCTTCCAGATCATGCTGCCGATGGCGGCGCCCGGAATGGCCGGCGTGGCGATCTTCAACTTCCTCGGGCTGTGGAACCAGTTCCTGCTCCCGGTGGCGCTGAACACCCAGCGGGAGAACTGGGTGCTCACCCAGGGGATGGCGTCGTTCTCGTCGCAGGCCGGCTACAACGTCGACTTCGGCGCGCTCTTCGCCGGGGTGGTGATGACCGTGCTCCCGGTGCTGGTCGTCTACCTGATCTTCCAGCGGCGGATCGCCGGAACGGTGTCGACAGGCACCTTCCGATGA
- a CDS encoding carbohydrate ABC transporter permease: MPDPSTTMALTAGGPSEENPWGAAPGRRRRKLTLDRALFMTVFLGLPVAVFVIFVVVPIGQALFYSLTDWTGFSPVMNFVGLDNYAKLLDDETFLKALRNNVLLTIVVPLVTLVAALAIAVVVTTAGPSTGQVRGLNGSGFYRVVSFFPYAVPAVVIGLLWAQVYDPAAGLLNGMLTGIGLDGFKDYAWLGEVRAAMPASMFVMIWANIGFYTVLFVAAIKGVPAEIYEAARIDGAGRFRTAISITLPSIRDNVQTAYIYLGILTLDAYVFMAALAPGGGPANSTLTMSQHLMNTAFKKSQFGYATSMGVVLALVTLLFAALVFAVFHFAGGRDKKGDVRR; encoded by the coding sequence ATGCCGGACCCATCCACCACGATGGCGCTGACGGCGGGCGGCCCCTCCGAGGAGAATCCTTGGGGGGCCGCCCCCGGCCGGCGCCGACGCAAGCTCACCCTCGACCGGGCACTGTTCATGACGGTCTTCCTCGGCCTGCCGGTCGCGGTCTTCGTCATCTTCGTCGTGGTCCCGATCGGGCAGGCCCTCTTCTACTCGCTGACCGACTGGACCGGCTTCTCGCCGGTCATGAACTTCGTCGGCCTGGACAACTACGCCAAGCTGCTCGACGACGAGACGTTCCTCAAGGCACTGCGCAACAACGTACTTCTCACGATCGTGGTGCCCCTGGTGACTCTCGTGGCCGCGTTGGCGATCGCGGTGGTGGTGACCACCGCCGGCCCCAGCACGGGTCAGGTCCGCGGGCTGAACGGATCCGGCTTCTACCGGGTCGTCTCGTTCTTCCCCTACGCCGTCCCGGCCGTCGTCATCGGTCTGCTCTGGGCGCAGGTCTACGACCCTGCCGCCGGCCTGCTCAACGGCATGCTCACCGGCATCGGCCTCGACGGGTTCAAGGACTACGCCTGGCTCGGTGAGGTGCGGGCGGCGATGCCTGCCTCGATGTTCGTGATGATCTGGGCCAACATCGGCTTCTACACGGTGCTCTTCGTGGCCGCCATCAAGGGCGTTCCCGCGGAGATCTACGAGGCCGCCCGCATCGATGGTGCCGGTCGCTTCCGCACCGCCATCTCGATCACGCTGCCCTCGATCCGCGACAACGTGCAGACGGCCTACATCTACCTGGGCATCCTCACCCTCGACGCCTACGTGTTCATGGCGGCGCTCGCCCCTGGCGGCGGTCCTGCCAACAGCACGCTGACGATGAGCCAGCACCTGATGAACACCGCCTTCAAGAAGAGCCAGTTCGGCTACGCCACCTCCATGGGCGTCGTCCTCGCCCTGGTCACGCTGCTCTTCGCCGCTCTGGTCTTCGCCGTCTTCCACTTCGCTGGCGGGCGGGACAAGAAGGGAGACGTACGCCGATGA